In one window of Nitrospira sp. DNA:
- a CDS encoding histidinol-phosphatase, which yields MPTQNERVAQIFQSIATLLASQRANPYRIRAYRRAADSILALEEDVALVAQRHELEDIDGIGKDLGGKIREFLETGTIRTYEELKTPLPPEVKSWARLPGLHDSLVSYLYARLGIRTLDDLEQLVSSHLLRTVPGFTGSEDELLQAIRQQNASPPG from the coding sequence ATGCCTACGCAAAATGAACGAGTCGCCCAGATCTTTCAATCCATTGCCACACTGCTCGCCTCCCAGCGGGCCAACCCCTACCGCATCAGAGCCTATCGCCGGGCTGCGGATTCGATTCTGGCACTGGAAGAGGATGTCGCGCTTGTGGCACAGCGTCACGAACTTGAAGACATCGACGGGATCGGGAAAGATTTGGGGGGAAAGATCAGGGAGTTTCTGGAAACCGGGACGATTCGCACGTATGAAGAATTGAAGACACCATTGCCACCCGAGGTAAAGAGCTGGGCGCGGCTGCCGGGCCTCCACGATTCACTGGTGAGCTATCTCTATGCCAGGCTGGGTATCCGAACGCTGGACGACCTGGAGCAACTGGTCTCATCCCACCTTCTCCGCACCGTTCCAGGATTTACCGGATCGGAGGATGAATTGCTCCAGGCCATTCGACAGCAGAACGCGTCCCCTCCGGGTTAG
- a CDS encoding thiazole synthase, which produces MDANDRLTIAGHEFRSRLWVGTGKYKDFAETKKAIEASGADVVTVAVRRVNITDRSKENLLDYIDPKKYTILPNTAGCYTVEDAVRYARLARAAGISDLVKLEVLGDERTLFPDTAGLIEAAKILIKEGFIVLPYTNDDPIVAKKLVDIGCPAVMPLAAPIGSGLGIRNPYNLKIIMETVKVPIIVDAGVGTASDAALAMEYGADAVLMNTAIAGAQHPIAMAEAMKYAVYAGRLAYKAGRIPRKLYATASSPIEGML; this is translated from the coding sequence ATGGACGCGAACGATAGGTTGACGATTGCCGGTCATGAATTCCGCTCACGACTGTGGGTGGGGACAGGAAAGTATAAAGATTTCGCCGAGACGAAAAAGGCGATCGAGGCATCCGGGGCCGATGTGGTGACGGTGGCGGTCCGGCGCGTGAATATCACAGACCGGTCGAAAGAGAATCTCCTCGACTACATCGATCCGAAGAAGTACACGATTCTTCCGAACACGGCCGGTTGTTACACGGTCGAGGACGCGGTGCGATATGCACGGCTCGCGCGGGCAGCTGGCATCTCCGATCTCGTGAAGTTGGAAGTACTCGGCGATGAGCGAACGCTGTTCCCAGATACCGCGGGGCTCATTGAAGCCGCCAAGATTCTCATCAAGGAAGGGTTCATCGTGTTGCCCTACACGAACGATGATCCCATTGTCGCGAAGAAGCTGGTCGACATCGGTTGTCCGGCAGTGATGCCTCTGGCGGCGCCCATCGGGTCTGGACTGGGGATCCGCAATCCGTACAATCTCAAGATCATCATGGAAACGGTGAAGGTCCCCATCATTGTCGATGCGGGAGTGGGGACGGCCTCTGATGCCGCGCTAGCCATGGAGTACGGTGCCGATGCGGTGTTAATGAACACGGCGATCGCAGGGGCGCAGCATCCGATCGCCATGGCGGAAGCCATGAAATATGCGGTCTATGCCGGTCGGTTGGCCTACAAGGCGGGGCGTATTCCAAGAAAGTTGTACGCGACCGCGAGTAGTCCTATCGAGGGCATGCTCTAA
- the thiS gene encoding sulfur carrier protein ThiS, producing MANEIQIHVNGEPRGWRDGDSVADLLKDLAIATERVAVELNLEILDRKDFGQRCLREGDRVEILGFIGGGCGTKGESDGRER from the coding sequence ATGGCGAACGAGATTCAAATCCATGTGAATGGCGAGCCGCGAGGGTGGCGGGACGGCGACTCCGTTGCCGATCTGCTGAAGGATCTGGCGATTGCGACGGAGCGTGTGGCCGTCGAATTGAATCTTGAAATTCTCGACCGGAAGGATTTTGGACAGCGATGTCTTCGCGAGGGAGATCGGGTCGAGATTCTTGGATTTATCGGCGGCGGATGCGGGACTAAAGGAGAATCGGATGGACGCGAACGATAG
- the arc gene encoding proteasome ATPase, with protein sequence MAEKKSGSSRIRSLRDSVKQITKRLSEGKADVISKNDDQAREVDKLRVQIQSMEEEIRRLYQSRYQLDHATKQNDKLVATLQEAKAQIEALRAEIEKLTAPPSSYAIYSSMNADGTANVFVSGRKMKVSLLPAINGKELRRGQEVVLNEALNVIEAKGFDVQGEVVRLKDVLEGGRALVTLHFDEEKVAELADPLLAERLSVGDHLLYDARSGYVIEKLPKSEAEDLVLEEVPDVDYEHIGGLQKELEHVRDAVELPFLHAELFADFKLSAPKGVLLYGPPGCGKTLIAKAVANSIAKKLGHLTGKQIRSYFLHVKGPELLNKYVGESERQVREVFKKAKEQAAEGNPVIVFFDEMDALFRTRGTGISSDIESTIVPQFLSEIDGMERLRNVIVIGASNRQDLIDPAVLRAGRLDVKVKVGRPDATAARDIFSKYVSTELPFAPEELAQHGGDRKALVEKLTTLTVDAMYAASEENKFIEVTYANGEKEVLYFKDFASGALIEGIVSRAKKYAVKRAIAKEGVGLRSEDLIRAIREEFKEHEDLPNTTNPDDWAKVAGKKGEKIVHLRTISGGPAESRQIETVTTGHYL encoded by the coding sequence ATGGCAGAGAAGAAGAGCGGTTCGAGCCGAATCCGGTCCCTCCGAGATTCCGTGAAGCAAATCACGAAGCGGTTGTCAGAGGGGAAAGCGGACGTGATTTCAAAAAACGACGACCAGGCCCGCGAAGTCGACAAGCTTCGCGTTCAAATTCAGTCGATGGAAGAAGAAATCCGTCGGCTGTATCAATCCCGTTACCAACTCGACCACGCCACCAAACAGAACGACAAGCTTGTCGCCACGCTGCAGGAAGCTAAGGCTCAGATCGAAGCGCTCCGCGCAGAGATCGAGAAGCTGACTGCGCCGCCCTCTTCCTACGCGATCTATTCCTCCATGAACGCCGATGGCACCGCGAATGTGTTTGTGTCCGGCCGCAAAATGAAGGTCAGTCTGCTTCCCGCGATCAACGGCAAGGAGCTGCGACGCGGGCAGGAAGTGGTGTTGAATGAAGCGTTGAACGTCATTGAGGCGAAGGGCTTCGACGTGCAAGGCGAGGTCGTGCGGTTAAAAGATGTTTTAGAGGGAGGCCGCGCGCTCGTCACCCTGCACTTTGATGAGGAAAAAGTCGCGGAACTCGCTGATCCCCTGTTGGCCGAGCGGCTCAGCGTTGGCGATCATCTGCTGTACGATGCTCGCTCCGGGTATGTCATCGAAAAACTGCCAAAGTCTGAAGCCGAAGATTTGGTGCTCGAAGAAGTGCCGGACGTCGACTACGAGCATATCGGGGGGCTTCAGAAGGAGCTGGAACATGTCCGCGATGCCGTGGAATTGCCGTTCCTCCATGCCGAGCTGTTTGCGGATTTTAAGCTAAGCGCTCCCAAAGGGGTGTTGCTCTATGGCCCTCCCGGGTGCGGAAAGACCTTGATTGCCAAGGCGGTGGCCAACTCAATCGCCAAGAAATTGGGTCATCTCACGGGAAAGCAAATCCGGAGCTACTTTCTGCACGTGAAGGGCCCGGAGTTGCTCAATAAATATGTCGGTGAGTCGGAACGGCAGGTGCGTGAAGTATTCAAGAAGGCGAAGGAACAAGCGGCGGAGGGCAATCCGGTCATTGTGTTCTTCGATGAAATGGACGCCCTTTTCAGGACGCGCGGCACGGGGATTTCTTCCGATATCGAGTCGACCATTGTGCCGCAGTTTCTCTCAGAGATTGATGGAATGGAACGTTTGCGGAACGTCATCGTGATCGGGGCCAGCAATCGACAGGATCTCATCGATCCGGCGGTGTTGCGGGCGGGGCGGCTGGATGTCAAAGTCAAAGTCGGCCGTCCGGATGCTACGGCGGCCCGGGATATCTTTTCAAAGTATGTCTCCACCGAATTGCCTTTTGCGCCGGAGGAGTTGGCGCAACATGGCGGCGATCGGAAAGCGCTGGTTGAAAAACTGACGACGCTCACCGTTGATGCGATGTACGCGGCGTCCGAGGAGAATAAGTTCATCGAAGTCACGTACGCCAACGGCGAGAAGGAAGTCCTCTACTTCAAGGATTTCGCCAGCGGTGCGCTGATTGAGGGGATTGTCTCCCGCGCCAAGAAATATGCGGTGAAGCGGGCTATTGCGAAAGAAGGGGTTGGGCTTCGTTCGGAGGATCTGATCCGGGCCATTCGTGAAGAGTTCAAGGAGCATGAGGACCTGCCGAACACCACCAATCCGGACGACTGGGCCAAAGTGGCCGGCAAAAAGGGCGAAAAAATCGTGCACCTGCGGACGATCAGCGGCGGGCCGGCGGAGTCTCGCCAGATCGAAACCGTGACCACGGGCCATTATCTCTAG
- a CDS encoding S41 family peptidase — protein MEQQPRAKSWVIGPMMVVAIVCGVLIGKGWERTGHATETYEELKTFSEVLNQVQRHYVDETKTKELVQGAIRGMLSTLDPHSAYMTPEMYKEMQVETKGEFGGVGIQIGVKENRLAVIAPIEGTPAQRAGIKAGDFIVKVNDETTKDLTLMDAVQKMRGPKGTKVNLTIQREGTPDPLQFTLMRDTIKIESVKSKVIDNLGYVRLTQFQEATGRDLAKAIKQFREQKVQGAILDLRNNPGGLLTAAVDVSEQFLPNGKLVVFTKNREGKKDEWLAKSKDQMDELPMIILVNEGSASASEIVAGALQDWGRAVIVGTTSFGKGSVQTILPLGDGSGLRLTTAKYYTPKGRSIQSTGITPDIVVKLPTPAPAKDGKPVDPSPDAKAVKPAPGKEKEAAPHSNGKAPEDTATKGGAAPQTPAVDSAGDPALEQDAQLQKAVELLKTWKIFKEMKVS, from the coding sequence CATTTTCGGAGGTGCTCAATCAGGTGCAGCGGCATTACGTCGATGAAACGAAAACGAAGGAATTGGTGCAAGGGGCCATCCGCGGCATGCTGTCGACGCTTGACCCCCACTCCGCCTATATGACGCCCGAGATGTACAAAGAGATGCAGGTGGAAACCAAGGGCGAGTTCGGCGGCGTTGGCATTCAGATAGGAGTGAAAGAGAATCGGTTGGCTGTGATCGCACCGATCGAAGGGACTCCGGCCCAGCGGGCAGGGATTAAGGCCGGAGACTTCATCGTGAAGGTCAACGATGAGACGACGAAGGATCTTACGTTGATGGATGCGGTCCAGAAGATGCGCGGCCCGAAGGGGACCAAGGTCAACCTGACCATTCAGCGCGAGGGGACGCCGGATCCGCTGCAGTTTACGCTGATGCGGGATACCATCAAGATCGAAAGCGTGAAGTCGAAGGTCATCGACAACCTGGGCTATGTTCGGCTGACACAGTTTCAGGAAGCGACGGGACGGGATCTCGCGAAAGCCATCAAGCAATTCCGCGAACAGAAAGTCCAGGGGGCCATTCTGGATCTCCGGAACAATCCCGGCGGATTGCTGACGGCGGCGGTCGATGTGTCCGAACAGTTTCTCCCCAACGGGAAGCTCGTCGTGTTCACCAAGAATCGCGAAGGTAAGAAGGATGAATGGTTGGCGAAGTCGAAAGATCAAATGGATGAACTTCCGATGATCATTCTCGTGAATGAAGGGTCGGCGAGCGCGTCGGAGATCGTTGCCGGAGCGCTGCAAGACTGGGGGCGTGCGGTGATTGTCGGCACCACCTCGTTCGGGAAGGGATCGGTCCAGACCATCCTTCCGCTCGGCGACGGCTCAGGACTTCGACTCACCACGGCGAAGTACTATACGCCCAAGGGGCGATCGATCCAGTCCACAGGCATTACTCCGGATATTGTTGTGAAGCTTCCGACTCCAGCCCCGGCAAAGGACGGGAAGCCCGTCGATCCGTCACCTGACGCCAAGGCTGTGAAGCCGGCTCCGGGGAAAGAGAAGGAGGCGGCGCCGCATTCCAACGGGAAGGCACCGGAGGACACGGCAACCAAGGGTGGCGCGGCACCTCAAACACCTGCAGTTGATTCGGCCGGTGATCCGGCCCTTGAGCAGGATGCGCAATTGCAGAAAGCGGTGGAGTTGCTGAAGACCTGGAAGATTTTTAAGGAGATGAAAGTCTCCTAA
- the thiE gene encoding thiamine phosphate synthase: MLPVNFRLLLVTDRSLVHGRSFESALREAVDAGVPAIQLRERDLPTRELLSLTQQIGAMTRDRAVPLIINDRIDMAVALDLDGVHLRASSLPVSVARRVVGRHRLIGVSVHSVTEVQQAGGDGADYVLLGPIFETPSKREFGAPLGLAVLAAACRQSPVPVFAIGGITRERIESVRGAGAFGVAMIGGILGQANVGRATIDMQAAVRAAWPSHLPDGSQAR; this comes from the coding sequence ATGCTGCCTGTTAATTTCCGTCTACTCTTGGTCACGGATCGGTCGCTGGTTCACGGACGCTCGTTTGAGAGCGCCCTCCGGGAAGCGGTGGATGCCGGTGTGCCGGCAATCCAGTTGCGTGAGCGTGATCTTCCGACCCGAGAACTCCTGTCATTGACGCAGCAGATTGGCGCGATGACGCGAGATCGTGCCGTTCCGTTGATCATCAATGATCGTATTGATATGGCGGTGGCATTGGATCTCGACGGGGTCCACCTTCGCGCCAGCAGTCTGCCGGTTTCGGTCGCGCGCCGAGTCGTGGGCCGGCATCGGCTCATCGGCGTGTCGGTGCATTCAGTCACAGAAGTGCAACAGGCCGGCGGTGACGGCGCCGACTACGTGCTCCTCGGCCCGATTTTTGAGACCCCATCGAAGCGGGAATTCGGCGCGCCCTTGGGATTAGCCGTGCTGGCTGCCGCCTGCCGCCAATCACCCGTGCCGGTATTTGCCATCGGTGGCATTACGCGCGAACGAATCGAATCAGTGAGGGGCGCGGGGGCGTTCGGCGTAGCGATGATCGGTGGAATTCTCGGCCAAGCGAATGTCGGGAGAGCAACCATCGATATGCAGGCGGCTGTTCGTGCCGCGTGGCCATCTCATTTGCCCGATGGCTCGCAGGCACGTTGA